One Tamlana carrageenivorans genomic region harbors:
- a CDS encoding IS982 family transposase yields MNNLSANYERILEVLRKISKEQLLSYQRRQPKLSDLELISLSLTAEFMGIDSENDLFRKLPDSLLSKIERSVYNRRRRKLVNKLNSIRLSLASHFNEFEDYFVVDSMPLEVCKLSRSSRSKICKENTYAFPDKGYCAAQSSNYYGYKLHAVCSVNGVFQSIDLSPASVHDINYLKDIKMQISDCTLIGDKGYLSTEIQLNLFETCNITLNTPMRSNQKNYKVQPYVFRKKRKRIETLFSQLCDQFMIRRNYAKTFEGFKTRIVAKITALTTIQYINKFIFGRNINNIKINII; encoded by the coding sequence ATGAACAACTTGAGTGCAAATTACGAAAGAATATTGGAAGTATTAAGAAAAATATCGAAAGAACAACTTTTAAGTTATCAAAGACGACAACCAAAGCTTAGTGATTTAGAACTTATCAGCTTGAGTCTTACTGCCGAATTTATGGGAATAGATAGTGAAAATGACCTTTTTAGAAAACTTCCAGATTCCCTATTATCAAAAATAGAGAGAAGTGTCTACAATAGAAGAAGACGAAAACTAGTTAATAAGCTCAACAGTATCAGGTTAAGCTTAGCTTCCCATTTTAATGAATTTGAAGATTATTTTGTAGTAGATAGTATGCCTTTAGAAGTTTGTAAATTATCACGCAGTTCTCGTTCAAAGATTTGTAAAGAAAACACTTATGCATTTCCAGATAAAGGTTATTGTGCAGCTCAAAGTTCTAATTATTACGGTTATAAACTGCACGCTGTTTGTTCTGTAAATGGTGTCTTTCAAAGTATCGATTTGAGTCCAGCATCTGTACACGATATTAATTATCTTAAAGATATTAAGATGCAAATAAGCGATTGTACATTAATTGGTGATAAAGGCTATTTATCAACAGAAATACAGCTTAACTTGTTTGAAACCTGTAATATAACGCTAAATACACCTATGAGAAGCAATCAAAAAAATTACAAAGTACAGCCTTATGTATTTAGAAAAAAGAGGAAAAGGATAGAAACATTATTTTCACAACTTTGTGACCAATTTATGATAAGACGCAATTATGCTAAAACTTTTGAAGGTTTTAAAACAAGAATCGTAGCTAAGATAACTGCTTTAACAACTATTCAGTATATCAATAAGTTTATTTTTGGGAGAAACATTAATAATATTAAAATTAACATTATTTAA
- the kduI gene encoding 5-dehydro-4-deoxy-D-glucuronate isomerase, producing the protein MSTIYESRYASNPETVKKYDTQALRNEFLIDNLMQADKINLTYTHYDRYIAGSAVPASAPLTLESIDPLKAPYFLERRELGIINVGGNGTVTVDGTVYELGLKDALYVGMGNKDVVFASKDANNPAKFYLNSAPAHTNYPTKKVSKSEANKLELGSLETANHRTVNQMIIGGIVTTCQLQMGMTELKTGSVWNTMPAHVHDRRMEIYYYLDIPQDQAVCHFMGQPQETRHIWMQNDQAVISPPWSIHSGSGTSNYTFIWGMAGENLDYNDMDVAKITELR; encoded by the coding sequence ATGAGCACAATTTATGAAAGCCGTTATGCTTCAAATCCAGAAACGGTCAAAAAATACGACACACAAGCATTACGCAACGAGTTTTTAATTGACAACTTGATGCAAGCCGATAAAATTAATTTAACCTATACTCATTACGATCGCTATATCGCTGGTTCAGCTGTACCTGCTTCTGCTCCACTAACTCTAGAATCCATCGATCCTCTTAAAGCGCCATATTTTTTAGAGCGTCGTGAATTAGGAATTATTAACGTTGGCGGAAATGGAACAGTAACGGTTGATGGAACGGTATACGAATTAGGCCTAAAAGATGCCTTATATGTTGGTATGGGAAATAAAGACGTGGTATTTGCTAGTAAAGACGCAAACAATCCTGCTAAATTTTATTTAAACTCCGCACCAGCACATACCAATTATCCAACAAAAAAAGTAAGCAAATCCGAAGCGAATAAATTAGAATTGGGTTCTTTAGAAACAGCAAACCATCGTACGGTAAACCAAATGATCATTGGAGGTATTGTAACCACCTGCCAACTACAAATGGGAATGACCGAACTTAAAACAGGTAGTGTTTGGAACACTATGCCTGCTCACGTTCACGATCGTAGAATGGAGATTTACTATTATTTAGATATCCCACAAGATCAAGCCGTATGTCACTTTATGGGGCAACCTCAAGAAACACGTCATATTTGGATGCAAAACGATCAAGCAGTTATCTCACCACCATGGTCTATACACTCTGGATCTGGAACTTCCAACTATACATTTATTTGGGGTATGGCTGGAGAGAACTTAGATTATAATGATATGGATGTCGCAAAAATAACCGAATTAAGATAA
- a CDS encoding SusC/RagA family TonB-linked outer membrane protein, with amino-acid sequence MTTKKNKLLKRFALMFLMLLGTYLQAQEKNVSGTVTSSEDGISIPGVNILLKGTTTGTSTDFDGVFNIQVPGKDAVLQFSYLGYVTKEVVVGDNSNLSVVLQVDENELEEIVVIGYGTVKKSDVSGSVSSVKAAELTAYPTLSAEQALQGRAAGVSVQSNNGGEPGAPIKVRIRGGTSINASSDALIVVDGFVGASMPAPEDIASMEVLKDASATAIYGSRGSNGVIMVTTKKGTSTKPTLELNTSYSVQNVNNTIDLLDANEFATYRKAYSANYNQGPANTDWQDLIYATGSISNTQLAFSGGSETSKYYISGNYYTQDGVVMNSNLERFTVLSNIDIDVTDNFKVGLNVFGGRSAKDGVSTQAQTGGTGGGDVISSAYRFAPDLDIYNADGTYTINSLGDDIDNPYALAKESIDERSVDTYRTNFYAAYEIIEGLELKTTFGFSSVNTQIGKFKPTTLLAGAGVGGEATLENRRSTNVLSENYLTYKKTVGNHNFTLLGGYSYQKNKNEGSLAGARSFVTNEVSYRNLEGGAVTMQPSSFLDETELISVFGRVNYEYASKYIFTFTARRDGSSNFSKNNKYAFFPSGAIAWNMGNENFLKDSNVISNWKWRASYGATGNPSISPYETLAKFSSVYGVVGDQQVNSVVLTDFANDNLKWETSKQLDLGVDVALFNNRLELTFDYYNIQTEDLLFPRPLPEYSGVSSQIQNIGELKNEGYEFSLNSRNIANEDFTWSTAFNFSTNKNEMVTLPDGDDLFIDSAPGHFLQRQTQVLREGESVGSFYGYEYKGVYQGGTLPDGTATLSSDSAPGGELFADLNNDGEITTADRKIIGDPTPDFTMGLNNDFRYKNFDMNLFFQASVGGEILNYTLLELGSGVSNASADMVNAWSTTNTDTNIPRPEVREKRITSRYVYDGSYVRLKNLSFGYNIPGTVLSKLSLEKARIYISGQNLLTFTDYPGADPEANYRNDNNQRSNTNVGLDYGSYPNVKTFTMGLNLKF; translated from the coding sequence ATGACTACAAAAAAAAACAAACTACTTAAGCGTTTTGCGCTTATGTTTCTAATGTTGTTAGGAACGTATCTGCAAGCACAAGAAAAAAATGTTTCTGGTACCGTTACCTCTAGTGAGGACGGTATAAGTATACCAGGGGTTAATATTTTACTAAAAGGAACTACCACAGGAACATCTACAGATTTTGATGGTGTTTTTAATATTCAAGTTCCTGGAAAAGATGCCGTTCTTCAATTTAGCTATTTGGGCTATGTTACTAAAGAAGTAGTGGTTGGAGATAACTCAAACTTGTCTGTTGTACTTCAAGTTGACGAGAATGAGCTCGAAGAAATTGTTGTTATTGGTTATGGCACCGTTAAGAAAAGCGATGTGTCAGGCTCAGTTTCTTCAGTAAAAGCAGCAGAACTTACTGCGTATCCAACTTTAAGTGCCGAACAAGCATTACAAGGTAGAGCGGCAGGGGTTTCGGTTCAATCCAATAATGGAGGAGAGCCAGGGGCACCTATAAAAGTACGTATTCGTGGTGGTACGTCTATTAATGCAAGTAGCGATGCGCTAATTGTTGTAGACGGATTTGTTGGTGCAAGCATGCCAGCTCCAGAGGATATTGCATCTATGGAAGTATTAAAAGACGCATCGGCAACAGCCATTTATGGTTCAAGAGGATCGAATGGAGTTATTATGGTAACTACTAAAAAAGGGACGTCAACTAAGCCAACTTTGGAGTTAAATACATCCTATTCAGTACAAAATGTTAATAATACTATTGATTTATTAGACGCTAACGAATTTGCAACCTATAGAAAGGCGTATTCAGCAAATTATAACCAAGGACCAGCAAATACAGATTGGCAAGACCTTATTTATGCTACGGGAAGTATTTCAAACACACAGTTAGCATTTTCAGGTGGTTCCGAAACTTCTAAATATTACATTTCTGGAAATTACTACACACAAGATGGTGTTGTAATGAACAGTAATTTAGAACGTTTTACGGTATTGAGTAATATTGATATAGATGTTACCGATAATTTTAAAGTAGGCTTAAACGTTTTTGGTGGTCGTTCTGCTAAAGATGGTGTTAGTACCCAAGCTCAAACCGGTGGAACTGGTGGAGGAGATGTTATTTCTTCAGCCTATCGCTTTGCTCCAGATTTAGACATTTATAATGCAGACGGTACTTATACGATTAACTCTTTGGGTGATGATATCGACAACCCATATGCTTTAGCAAAAGAAAGTATCGACGAGCGTTCTGTAGATACTTATAGAACTAACTTTTATGCAGCATACGAAATTATTGAAGGCTTAGAACTTAAAACAACTTTTGGTTTTAGCTCAGTAAACACTCAAATAGGAAAATTTAAACCAACGACACTTCTTGCTGGAGCAGGTGTTGGAGGTGAGGCTACTCTAGAAAATAGAAGATCTACCAATGTGCTTTCGGAAAACTATTTAACCTATAAAAAAACTGTAGGGAATCATAATTTCACTTTGTTAGGAGGTTACTCTTATCAAAAGAATAAAAATGAAGGTTCCCTTGCAGGAGCAAGAAGTTTTGTGACTAATGAGGTATCTTATAGAAACCTTGAAGGCGGTGCAGTAACTATGCAACCTAGTTCATTTTTAGACGAAACCGAATTAATTTCTGTCTTTGGACGTGTTAATTATGAATACGCAAGCAAATACATTTTTACGTTTACAGCAAGACGCGATGGATCTTCAAATTTCAGTAAAAATAATAAATATGCGTTCTTCCCTTCTGGAGCTATTGCTTGGAATATGGGTAATGAAAATTTCTTAAAAGATAGCAATGTTATTAGCAATTGGAAATGGCGTGCCAGTTATGGAGCAACAGGAAATCCGTCAATTTCACCATACGAGACTTTAGCTAAATTTTCTTCAGTATATGGGGTTGTAGGAGATCAGCAAGTTAATTCGGTGGTTTTAACCGATTTTGCTAATGATAACCTAAAATGGGAAACCTCGAAGCAATTAGATCTTGGTGTAGACGTGGCTTTATTTAATAATAGATTAGAACTTACGTTTGATTATTACAATATTCAAACAGAAGATTTACTGTTTCCTCGTCCGCTTCCTGAATATTCAGGTGTATCCTCTCAAATTCAAAATATTGGAGAGTTGAAAAATGAAGGTTATGAGTTCTCTTTAAACTCTAGAAATATTGCAAACGAAGATTTTACATGGTCTACAGCGTTCAATTTTTCAACCAATAAAAACGAAATGGTAACATTGCCAGATGGCGACGATTTATTTATTGATTCTGCTCCTGGTCATTTCTTACAAAGACAAACACAGGTTTTGCGTGAAGGGGAGTCGGTTGGTTCTTTTTATGGATATGAATATAAAGGTGTTTATCAAGGAGGAACGCTGCCTGATGGAACCGCAACATTATCTAGTGATTCAGCACCAGGAGGTGAATTGTTCGCCGATTTAAACAATGATGGAGAAATCACTACAGCCGATAGAAAAATTATTGGCGACCCTACACCAGATTTTACGATGGGGTTAAATAATGATTTTAGATACAAAAATTTCGATATGAATTTGTTCTTTCAAGCATCTGTTGGTGGTGAAATATTAAACTACACCTTGTTAGAATTAGGTTCTGGAGTGTCAAACGCTTCTGCAGATATGGTTAATGCTTGGTCTACAACGAATACAGATACAAATATACCTAGACCCGAAGTTCGCGAAAAAAGAATTACATCTCGTTATGTGTATGACGGTAGTTATGTAAGATTGAAAAACTTGTCTTTCGGTTATAATATTCCGGGAACTGTATTAAGTAAGTTAAGTCTTGAAAAAGCTCGTATTTATATAAGTGGACAGAACTTATTAACGTTTACCGATTATCCTGGGGCAGATCCAGAGGCGAATTACAGAAACGATAATAACCAGAGAAGTAATACCAATGTAGGTTTAGATTATGGTAGCTACCCTAATGTTAAAACGTTTACTATGGGATTAAACTTAAAATTTTAA
- a CDS encoding IS4 family transposase has product MNKSKNFSGQPIIKQVLNFILPKDVHRTAKKHNSDRYTKKFTTYEHLATMVFTVISGCSSLREVSSIMLACEGKINHLGLTDFPKRSTLSDANRRRSSEVFADIYHLLYKRYHRFLSDSRPLEPAVKNLKIVDSSTIPLFSDILKGVGRNPLNGKKKGGIKMHTMINAMEDVPCLIKFSSAATHDHTFLKDLELKKGSYVVFDKGYVDYEQYQKWTLEDVYFVTRQKDNARYTSLEEFDISNKVDDAVLKDEKIGLTDKNGNAFSLRRIAFWHEKHQKVYEFITNNYDLDADKIADIYKNRWQIETMFKRLKQNFPLKYFLGDNQNAIEIQIWVSLIIQLIMLVIQRKAQRNWAYSNMMSVIRYHLMTYIDLFKFLKNPEANWEEITTKNIGQLSLFDP; this is encoded by the coding sequence GTGAATAAAAGTAAAAACTTTAGCGGACAACCCATAATCAAACAGGTATTAAATTTCATTTTGCCCAAAGATGTTCATCGGACAGCCAAAAAGCACAACAGCGATCGCTATACCAAAAAGTTTACCACCTATGAGCATTTGGCCACTATGGTATTTACCGTGATCAGTGGCTGTAGCTCACTTCGTGAGGTTTCCAGTATTATGCTTGCCTGCGAGGGAAAGATCAACCATCTAGGACTCACGGACTTTCCAAAACGCAGTACCTTGTCAGATGCTAACAGGAGAAGAAGCTCTGAAGTATTTGCCGATATTTATCATTTACTCTACAAACGTTACCATCGCTTTTTATCGGACAGCAGACCCTTAGAACCTGCAGTGAAGAACCTTAAAATCGTTGATTCCTCGACCATCCCCCTATTTAGCGACATTCTTAAAGGTGTAGGAAGGAACCCGCTCAACGGCAAAAAGAAAGGAGGTATCAAGATGCATACTATGATAAACGCCATGGAAGACGTTCCTTGTCTGATTAAGTTTTCAAGCGCGGCCACGCACGACCACACCTTTTTAAAAGACCTGGAACTCAAGAAGGGCTCTTATGTGGTTTTTGACAAAGGGTATGTGGATTATGAGCAATACCAAAAATGGACACTGGAAGATGTTTACTTTGTGACTCGGCAAAAGGACAATGCTCGCTATACAAGCCTTGAAGAGTTTGATATCTCCAATAAAGTGGACGATGCTGTCCTAAAGGACGAAAAAATAGGGCTTACGGACAAAAACGGCAATGCTTTTTCCCTGAGGAGAATCGCTTTTTGGCACGAAAAGCACCAAAAAGTTTATGAGTTCATCACTAATAATTATGATCTTGATGCAGACAAAATAGCCGACATCTATAAAAATAGGTGGCAGATTGAGACGATGTTCAAGCGGCTTAAACAGAACTTTCCGCTAAAGTATTTTTTGGGAGACAATCAAAATGCCATCGAAATACAAATCTGGGTCAGTTTGATAATCCAGCTCATTATGCTTGTGATCCAAAGAAAAGCCCAAAGAAACTGGGCTTATTCCAATATGATGTCCGTCATACGATACCATTTGATGACATATATCGATTTGTTCAAATTCCTGAAAAACCCAGAAGCTAATTGGGAAGAGATTACAACCAAAAACATTGGGCAATTAAGCCTTTTTGACCCATAA
- a CDS encoding gluconate 5-dehydrogenase yields MSIDLFNVKGKIALVTGSTHGLGMAMARGLGLAGATIVVNGNSSQDKIDTAIAEYEKEGIKAVGYKFNVAKEEEVIDAVAKIEKEVGAIDILINNAGIIKRTPLLDMEVADFKEVVDIDLVSPFIVSKHVVKNMVARKAGKVINICSMMSELGRNSVGAYAAAKGGLKMLTQNMATEWAKYNIQVNGIGPGYFATSQTAPIRVDGHPFNDFIINRTPAAKWGDPNDLAGAAIFLSSKASDFVNGHVVYVDGGILATIGKPSNEA; encoded by the coding sequence ATGAGTATAGATTTATTTAATGTAAAAGGAAAAATAGCACTAGTAACAGGCAGTACACACGGACTGGGTATGGCTATGGCTAGAGGCTTAGGTTTAGCAGGTGCAACTATTGTTGTTAATGGAAACTCCTCGCAAGATAAAATTGACACCGCTATTGCTGAATATGAAAAAGAAGGTATCAAAGCTGTAGGTTACAAATTTAACGTTGCCAAGGAAGAAGAAGTTATTGATGCAGTAGCCAAAATTGAAAAAGAAGTCGGTGCCATAGATATCCTTATCAATAACGCTGGAATCATCAAGCGTACGCCACTTTTGGACATGGAAGTTGCCGATTTTAAAGAGGTGGTAGATATCGATTTGGTTAGTCCGTTTATTGTATCAAAACATGTGGTTAAAAACATGGTAGCACGAAAAGCAGGAAAAGTGATAAACATTTGCTCGATGATGAGTGAGTTAGGCAGAAATAGCGTTGGTGCCTATGCCGCAGCCAAAGGCGGGCTAAAAATGTTAACACAAAATATGGCTACCGAATGGGCTAAGTATAACATTCAAGTGAATGGTATTGGACCTGGGTATTTTGCAACTTCGCAAACCGCACCTATTCGTGTAGACGGCCATCCATTTAATGATTTTATCATTAACAGAACACCTGCTGCCAAATGGGGAGATCCTAACGATTTAGCAGGAGCAGCGATCTTTTTAAGCTCTAAAGCTAGTGATTTTGTAAACGGCCATGTGGTGTATGTGGATGGTGGTATATTAGCGACCATCGGGAAACCATCAAACGAAGCTTAA
- a CDS encoding hybrid sensor histidine kinase/response regulator transcription factor: protein MRSNNIFSVIVLWFCAAALTAQNNNFVFKSFTPTDGLSQSSVIDIEQDVFGQLWIGTRDGLNKFDGHNFKVYRNNPQDSTSISNSDILTIEEDSSGMLWVGTYNGLNKYNPSTNTFQHFFHTNDPMSLPSNTIWEIKEIKDEIWIGTLNGLAIYNKKTGKFISVLPNEKNNYSLPGKFVTSIYESKNGDIWIGTDNGLCKVKSRKAEEITFQLIDYKVKAVSKPHKLHVKDIAEDSDNNLWIATQDSGLYQIKAHTATLISYKNHSEFKGLDLDVRAINFDKHNNLWLGTYSGISILKSNGKLQHIGKKSSDYSGLNKIKTIFTDKHGSIWSGSYYGGLHLWDESNFNFINYNQDTKPKRLSYNVIGSIAASKDSVVFFGAEGGGITQWDFKTDEVSYINATNTKGVLSDNIKSLTVFNNELWVGCFNTLPFIYDYKTKTVIKNDFPESLTKILEESSVYVSAKESDSIIWLGTFGSGAIRYNTETKIYQQLTTNNESPYSLTNNRVRSLLIDSKQRVWMGTQSGLNVVTLSSMNKENIPIKHFFFDSELISGVDILTIFEDSSQNIWIGTKASGLYKFNGETFNKVEIQQNGVTINSVHSLLEDANQNLWFSSNQGLVTYNLNSEEITIYDQTDGLISNEYNDNSSLNFENNTFYFGGPAGVVSFQPENISVNDYNPQVILTDFRIKNESVPIGGDRAILNKDIAFTKTIDLDFDNANFAIRFAIPNFINASNNQYAYRMIGLEDTWNVTSKTEVNYIIQQGGTYKFEVKGANNDGVWNDSPTVLKIKVQPAPWRSWWAFIFYGLFIGVALFALITFLKSKAKLKHELALETIEKKRNEDINQAKLQFFTNISHEFRTPLTLILGPLQQVLLDYKGSNKVYKKLLVIENSANHLLQLINRLMDFRKLENNQFNLQAAEGNIVKFLKEIYFSFSEYAKNGHYKYTFESDEDVINVYYDRYKLERVFYNLISNAFRYTPEGGSIAIKISKDFNFLYIDIDDSGVGVSKEFENKIFDRFFEVPIHNQPQKSYNSGSGIGLSIAKNIAELHKGTIALKPKNEPGTIFRVSLPLGREHLQESEILNDFKLSDDVSQYENQLKETPTLDEENIEDLISETDKPTILIVEDHKPLRVFIKNLFKHDYNVLEAENGKVALKLAQQNLPNLIVSDVIMPEMVGTELCSKIKEDIKTSHIPVVLLTSRSSLIYKFEGLESGADEYISKPFNVKEFQLRIKNILENRLRLKHKFSKINDITPSEITITSIDEKLLKKAFKVVEEHIANDQFDVILFSQELGVSRTTLFSKIKAWTNFTPNEFIQEIRLKRAAQLLETNKINISQISYQVGFKNPKYFSKCFQKKFNETPSQYQNKFANQF from the coding sequence ATGCGTAGTAACAATATTTTTAGTGTCATTGTCTTATGGTTTTGTGCTGCTGCTTTAACAGCTCAGAACAATAACTTCGTTTTTAAATCTTTTACACCTACAGATGGACTTTCTCAAAGTTCTGTAATTGATATAGAACAAGATGTTTTTGGCCAGTTATGGATTGGTACACGTGACGGACTAAATAAATTTGACGGACATAATTTTAAAGTTTATAGAAATAATCCGCAGGATTCCACTTCAATAAGTAATAGTGATATTTTAACTATCGAGGAAGATAGCTCGGGAATGTTATGGGTGGGAACTTATAATGGTTTAAATAAGTATAACCCGTCTACAAATACTTTTCAGCATTTTTTTCATACCAACGATCCCATGTCTTTACCATCCAATACCATTTGGGAAATAAAGGAAATAAAGGATGAAATTTGGATTGGTACCTTAAATGGTTTAGCCATATATAATAAAAAAACGGGAAAATTTATTTCGGTTTTGCCAAATGAAAAAAACAACTACAGTCTTCCGGGTAAGTTTGTTACGAGTATTTACGAATCTAAAAACGGAGATATTTGGATAGGGACAGATAACGGCCTTTGTAAGGTGAAATCGCGTAAAGCAGAAGAAATTACATTTCAACTTATAGATTATAAAGTCAAGGCTGTTTCTAAACCACATAAATTACATGTTAAAGATATAGCAGAGGATAGTGATAATAACTTGTGGATAGCCACTCAGGATAGTGGTTTGTATCAAATTAAAGCGCATACAGCCACTTTAATTTCTTATAAAAATCATTCAGAATTTAAAGGTTTAGATCTAGATGTCAGGGCGATTAATTTCGATAAACATAATAACCTATGGCTAGGGACTTATAGCGGTATTTCTATTTTAAAATCTAACGGAAAACTTCAGCATATTGGTAAAAAATCTTCAGATTATAGTGGCTTAAATAAAATCAAGACCATTTTTACAGATAAACATGGTTCAATTTGGTCGGGTAGTTATTATGGAGGTTTACATCTATGGGATGAATCTAATTTTAATTTTATTAATTATAACCAAGATACAAAGCCTAAGAGGTTAAGTTATAATGTCATTGGGTCTATTGCAGCAAGTAAAGATAGTGTCGTTTTTTTTGGAGCGGAAGGGGGTGGAATAACCCAATGGGATTTTAAAACAGATGAAGTTAGTTATATTAATGCGACAAATACTAAAGGGGTTTTAAGTGATAATATAAAGTCGTTAACCGTTTTTAATAATGAATTATGGGTAGGGTGCTTTAATACTTTGCCATTTATATACGATTACAAAACCAAAACGGTTATAAAAAATGATTTTCCAGAATCACTTACCAAAATATTAGAAGAATCGAGTGTATATGTTTCTGCAAAAGAAAGCGATTCCATTATATGGCTTGGTACTTTTGGCTCTGGAGCGATTAGGTACAATACCGAAACTAAAATATACCAACAACTAACTACCAATAATGAATCTCCTTATTCCCTTACAAACAATAGGGTACGTTCTTTACTTATTGATTCTAAACAGCGGGTTTGGATGGGAACTCAAAGTGGACTAAATGTGGTTACACTGTCTAGTATGAATAAGGAAAATATACCCATTAAACATTTTTTCTTTGATTCTGAACTTATATCAGGGGTGGATATATTAACAATTTTTGAAGATAGTTCTCAGAATATATGGATTGGAACAAAAGCCAGTGGCTTATATAAGTTTAATGGCGAAACTTTTAATAAAGTTGAAATACAGCAAAATGGAGTGACCATAAACTCTGTACATTCCCTATTAGAAGATGCCAATCAGAATCTATGGTTTAGTTCAAACCAAGGTTTAGTAACATATAATTTAAATAGTGAGGAAATTACTATTTACGATCAAACAGATGGCTTAATAAGTAATGAATATAATGACAACTCGAGTTTAAATTTTGAAAATAATACATTCTATTTTGGAGGTCCTGCAGGTGTAGTTTCATTTCAGCCAGAAAATATTAGTGTTAATGATTATAATCCGCAAGTAATTTTAACCGATTTTAGAATTAAAAATGAATCGGTTCCTATTGGTGGAGATCGTGCCATTTTAAACAAGGATATTGCATTTACAAAAACAATAGACCTAGATTTTGATAATGCGAATTTCGCCATTCGTTTTGCTATACCCAATTTCATAAATGCGTCTAATAATCAATATGCCTACAGAATGATTGGGTTAGAAGACACTTGGAATGTAACTAGTAAAACCGAGGTAAATTACATTATTCAACAAGGAGGGACTTATAAATTTGAAGTTAAAGGCGCTAATAATGATGGGGTTTGGAATGATAGTCCCACGGTATTAAAAATAAAAGTACAGCCTGCTCCATGGCGTAGTTGGTGGGCATTTATTTTTTATGGATTGTTTATAGGCGTGGCATTATTTGCTTTAATTACTTTTTTAAAATCGAAAGCAAAATTAAAACATGAACTAGCCTTAGAGACTATAGAGAAGAAAAGGAATGAAGATATTAATCAGGCAAAACTGCAATTTTTTACTAATATATCTCATGAATTTAGAACCCCATTAACTCTAATTTTAGGGCCTTTACAACAGGTGTTGCTCGATTATAAGGGTAGTAATAAAGTTTATAAAAAGTTATTGGTTATTGAGAATAGCGCTAACCACTTATTACAACTTATTAATAGGTTAATGGACTTTAGGAAGCTTGAAAATAATCAGTTTAACTTACAGGCAGCAGAAGGTAATATTGTGAAGTTTTTAAAAGAAATTTACTTTTCATTCAGTGAGTATGCCAAAAATGGACACTATAAATACACCTTTGAATCTGATGAAGATGTTATTAATGTATACTACGATAGGTATAAATTAGAACGGGTTTTTTATAACCTCATTTCTAATGCTTTTCGTTATACGCCTGAAGGCGGAAGTATTGCTATAAAAATTAGTAAAGATTTTAATTTTTTATACATAGATATTGATGATTCTGGAGTAGGGGTGTCTAAGGAGTTTGAAAATAAAATTTTTGATCGTTTTTTTGAAGTGCCTATTCATAATCAACCGCAAAAAAGTTATAACAGCGGTTCGGGAATTGGTTTGTCCATAGCAAAAAATATAGCCGAATTACATAAAGGTACCATTGCTTTAAAACCAAAAAATGAGCCCGGTACCATTTTTAGAGTAAGTTTACCTTTAGGACGGGAGCATTTGCAGGAAAGCGAAATTCTTAACGATTTTAAATTAAGTGATGATGTAAGTCAGTACGAAAATCAATTAAAAGAAACTCCAACTCTCGATGAAGAAAATATAGAAGATTTAATTTCTGAAACAGATAAACCAACAATTTTAATTGTAGAAGACCACAAACCACTGCGTGTTTTTATTAAAAATCTATTTAAACACGATTATAATGTGCTAGAGGCTGAAAATGGTAAAGTAGCATTAAAATTAGCGCAACAAAATCTACCTAATCTTATTGTAAGTGATGTTATAATGCCTGAAATGGTGGGGACAGAGTTGTGCTCTAAAATTAAAGAAGACATTAAAACGAGTCATATTCCAGTAGTTTTATTAACCTCTAGAAGTTCCTTGATTTATAAGTTTGAAGGGCTAGAAAGTGGAGCCGATGAATACATTAGCAAGCCCTTTAATGTTAAGGAGTTTCAATTGCGTATTAAAAATATTTTGGAAAACAGGCTGCGATTAAAACATAAATTTTCTAAAATTAATGATATAACGCCTAGCGAAATCACGATTACTTCTATAGATGAGAAGCTTCTAAAAAAAGCCTTCAAGGTTGTAGAGGAACATATAGCAAACGATCAATTCGATGTCATTCTTTTTAGTCAGGAATTGGGTGTTAGTAGAACAACTTTATTTAGTAAAATAAAAGCCTGGACCAATTTTACGCCTAACGAATTTATACAAGAAATTAGGCTTAAACGTGCTGCGCAACTTTTAGAAACTAATAAAATAAACATCTCTCAAATTAGCTACCAAGTTGGATTTAAAAATCCAAAATACTTCAGTAAGTGCTTTCAGAAAAAATTTAATGAAACACCTTCTCAATACCAAAATAAATTTGCCAATCAATTTTAG